The following nucleotide sequence is from Novosphingobium sp. KA1.
TGGTTGATGCTGCTCTGCTCCTGCGAGCCGCCGTTCACCAGCGACGCGCCAGCGGGAAGGTCCCGGCGCAGCGCCTCGACCTGGGGTTCGAGGCGCTTGGTGAGGTCGGTGGCCTGCTCGCCCTCGACGTCGGCGGCGATGGTGATCGTCGCCTGCCGGTTGCGCCGGTAAAGCAGCGCGGGCTCGCTGCTCGCGGTGACCCGGCCCAGCTGCGACAGGGCGACCGGGCCGCTCTGCGTGGCGATCGGCAGGTTGGCGATGCGGCCGAGGTCGGTGCGCTCGGCCGTGTCGAGGCGCATGACGACATCGAGGGCCAGATCGCGGTCGCGGTAGGTGGTGACGCCGGCCCCGGCGATCGCGGCCTGCAGGGTCTTCTGCACCGCCTCGGTGGAGAGGCCGAGGGCACGCACCTTGTCCTGGTCGAGATCGACGCGGACCGCCTTGAGCGGTTCGCCGAGGTCGCTGTTCACGTCGCGCGAATGGCTGTCCGCGCGGACGATCGCTTCCAGCTTCTGCGCAAAGGGCGCCAGTGCATCGAGGTCCGGCCCGGCGAGGCGGTATTGCACGGGCTGGCCCACCGAAGGCCCGTTCTCCAGCCTGCTGACGCGCCCGCGCGCCTCGGGGAACTGCGCGGCGAACAGGTCCTGCACGTGCGCGATCACCTCCTCGCGGGCTTCCTCGTCCTTCGTCTGGAGGACCAGTTCGGCGAGCGTGATGTCGGGCGTCTGGACGTTCAGCGGCAGGTAGAAGCGCGGCGATCCGCCGCCGATGTAACTCGTGACCGAAGTGACGCGCTCATCCTTGGCCAGCAGCTTTTCCATGCGCGCGGCGACGGCCTGCGTCTGGGCGAAGCTGGCGTTCTGGGAAAGCTGCAGGTCGACCACCAGCTCGGGCCGGTCGGACGCCGGGAAGAACTGGCGGGGCACACCGAACTGGAACAGGAACACGGAGCCCACGAACAGTGCGGCGGCCGCGGCGACGACGGTCTTGCGGCGATCGAGGCAGCGGTCGAGCGCGCGGCGGAACCAGCTGTAGAAGCGGCCTTCGTACTGCTCCTCGGGCTCGCCCGCGTCGTCTCGCGCATCGGCACGCTGGGGCAGCAGGTGATAGGCGAGGAACGGCGTGAAGATCACCGCGACGAACCACGACAGCACCAGCGACAGCGCGATGACCTGGAACAGCGAGATCACGTATTCGCTCGCCGTCGCCTTCGACATCGCGATCGGCAGGAAGCCCGCGACGGTAATCAGCGTGCCGACCAGCATCGGGATCGCGGTGGTGGTGTAGGCGCTGATCGCGGCGCGGGTGCGGGTCCAGCCCGCCTCCAGATGGGTGCTGACCGCCTCGACCACGATGATCGCATCGTCCACCAGCAGACCCAGTGCGATGATGAGCGCGCCCAGCGAAATGCGTTGCAGGTCGATGCCCATCCAGCTCATCCCGGCGAAGGTCATCGCCAGCACCAGCGGGATGCACAGCGCGACGACGATGCCGGGCCGCCAGCCGAGCGACAGGAAGTTGACGACAAGCACGATGACCACCGCCTCGAGCAGCGAGCGGGTGAATTCGCCGACGGATTCGTCCACGACCTTCGTCTGGTCCGACACCGTGTGGATTTCGACGCCGACCGGCAGTTCGTCCTGGTACGAGGCCACGGTCTGCTTCAGGTTCTTGCCCAGCCGCGCGACATTGCCGTCGTCGCGCAGGCTGATGCCCACGCCCACCGCATCCTCGCCGCCGAACCGCATCCTGAAGGTGGCGGGGTCCTTGGTCGTGCGCTCGACTTTGGCGATCGCATCGAGGCGCACGCTCTTGCCGTTGGCGAAGATCGGCGTCGCCGCGATCGCCTCCAGCGAGCCGTAGGCGCCCGCCACCTGCAGGCGCACGCGCTCGGCGCCCGCCTCGACCGTGCCCGAGGCCGAGACGGCGTTGGTGCCGTCGAGCGCGTCGGCGATGGCCTGCGACGAGATGCCCAGCATCGCCAGTCGCGCGCTGTCGTAGGTGACGTAGACCGCCTCGTCCTGCTCGCCGATCATGTCGGTCTTGGCGACGTCGGGCAGGGCCTGGATGCGGTCGCGCAGCGTTTCGGCGTAGCGCTTGAGCGTGGGATAGGAGAAGCCGGGGCCGGTGATCGCGTAGATGTTGCCGTAAGTCGTCCCGAACTCGTCGTTGAACGCGGGGCCGACGACATCGTCGGGCAGGTCCGCGCGGTGGTCCGTCACGGTCTTGCGCACGGTGTACCAGATATCCGGCACCGCGCTGCCCTTGACGGTGGAGATCAGCGTGACGTTGAGCGTCGCCTGTCCGGGACGGGCCTTGCTCTTGACGTAGTCGATGTCGGGGATGTTCTCGGTCAGCACCGTCTCGATCGGCTTGATGACTTGTTCGGCCATCTGGTCGGCGGTCGCGCCCGGCCAGCCGACGGTGATCATCATGGTCTTGACGGTGAACTCCGGGTCTTCCTTGCGCCCGAGCGAAAGGTACGAGAGCAGCCCCGCCACCGAGGCGACGGCGAGCAGGAAACCGACGAGTTGCTGGTGGCCGAGCGCCCAGCGCGAGAGGTTGAAGCCGGTCACGAGGCAGGCACCTCGGCTATGCGGACCTTCTCGCCGGCACGCAGCAGGTGGATGCCGGCGGTGACGATCGTCTCGCCCGGGCGCAGGCCGGAGAGGACCGTCAGCTTGTCGCCGCTCGCCTGTCCCACCTTCACTGTGCGGGGTTGGACCGTCATCGTGCGCCGGTCGACGACCCAGGCCTGCGCCTTGTCGTAGCCTTGGGCGTCGTGGCCTTGGGCGATCGCGGTGAGGGGCACGAGGATGCCGCTTGCCACACGCTCGTCCTCGATGCGCAGTTCGGCGGTTTCGCCCATCCGCAGCGTCTCGCCGGGGGCGATGATGGAGAAGCGCGCGGCGAAAGTGCGGGTCGCGGGATCGGCGGCGCCCGCGATGCTGCGCAGCTTCACCGCGTACTTGCGCGAGGGATCGCTCCACAGGGTGACGCTGAGCCGCTTCGCGCGCTGGACCGGGCCGAGCCCGCCCTCGGAAAGCGAGACGGCGACTTCGGGACGCGAGGGATCGGCGAACGTCAGCACCGCCTGTCCGGCACCCACGACCTGTCCCACCTCGCCCTCCACTTGCGTGATCACGCCGCCACGCGGCGCGGTCAGGACGGTGCGGCCGACTTGCGCGGCGGCGGTGCCGCGCTGGGCACCGGCGGCGCGTAGCTGCGCCTGTGCCTGATCGGTGGCGGCCTTCTGCTGGTCGAACTCGGCCTGCGAGATGAAGCCCTGGGCGAGCAGGTCGCGCGAGCGGGCGAGATCGGCGCGTTGCGTCGCCGCCGCCGACTGGGCCGCGCCGGTCTGCGCGGCCGCGCTGTCGAGCGCGCGGGCATAGTCGCTGCCATCGAGGCGGAACAGCACCTGTCCGGCGCGCACGCTGTCACCGGCGCTGACCGCGCGCTCGACGATCCGTCCGGCCACCTGGAAGCCCAGCTGGCTCTCGAAGGCGGAACGGATCTCACCGGCATACGTGATCGCGCTTTGGCCGGAGTTTGCGGTGAGCTGCTGGACGGAGACCGCCCGCCGTTCGTCCTTGGCCGGGGGAGCCTCGTGACATGCGGAGAGCAGAAGCGCCGCCAGCGGCACAACCAGGGCAAGACGCGCCATTGTGATCCCTTGCTTGAAACCCTGTAAAGACAGGGAAATTGCCATGTGAGGCGGGGCAAATGGCGAGGGCGGGCAACAAGGCGATGAGTGCCTTGTAACAGCTTGTAACGCCCCGGAGCCGCTACCTCCCGGCGTGCTCGAACGGCGGCGGCACCTCGCCGGGGGCGAGCAGGCGGAATGCGAAAGGATAGTCGCGGCCGTTCCAGCGCACCGTGACGCGCACGTCTTGCCCTGCTGCGGAGCGCGGCAGGGCGGCGGTCACGATCCGGCCGCCGAAGCTGGCCTCGGGGTCGACCGTGGTGGTCTGCAGGATCTGTCCGTCGATCTGCTGCATCGTGTAGTCGAGCCGCTGCTGGATCGAGCCCATGGCCATTGCGCCGCCGGAGATCGCCATCGCCGCGCCCGCCTGCCCGGCGCTGTTGTCCTCCCACACGATGGTGCGCGAGACCACGCCGCGCGGGGTCGCGACATGGCCGTGATAGGCGTAGCGCTCGCCGCTCGACGAGGCAGAGACCGCAGCCAGCGTGCCTGCGACGAGCACGGTGCCGATCCGGGCGCGGCGAGCCTTGCTTTCGGCAGCCTCGGCCAGCGCATCGCGGCTCTGCACGGCGATCGGCTGGTATCCGAGCGAGACGCTGACGTTCTCGACGCCGATATTGGCGGGAGCGTTGCCCCGGTTGTAGACCGCGATGTCGAAGACGAGGGCGCCGTTCTCGATGGGGCGCGGGGTTATCTGGACCGCGCCGTCGGGGGTCTGCAGGTCTACGGTCGGCACGCCGCGCGTGAAGCGGGCGGTCTCGTGGCCTACGCTTACCGGATAGAGGCTCGGCGGCGAGGCCGCGAGGGCGGGGTTTGCGGCCAGCGTCAGGATGGCCGCGGAAACGACATGCTTCATGAGGTGACACCATTGTGAAGAGGGGGGTGTGCGGCGCGACATGCCCTGGGGGAAGGCTGCCGCGCCGCACCGGCGCGCCCGAGGCGGGGGCGGGGGGTGGAAGGCGCGCCGAAACCGAACAGGTCTACCAGACTCGCGGAACGGTTCGCACGATCACGCCGGTGGTGCGCGATGCCAGCACGATGCTGCCGTTAGCGTAGATCCAGGCGTGTCCTGCGGGCGCCACGGCCAGTCCGTAATAGGCCGGGTTGACGACGTAATAGCGCCGCAGTTCCACCGGCAGGACGGCTCCCACGACCCAGACGCGGCCATAATAGGCGCTGGCGACGGGGTAATAGCCATAGCCGGGCGCGAAATAGTATCCGCGCCGGACACCGACATAGCCGACGAAATCGGGATGCCCGTGCCACCAGCCGGGATTGCCCGGATACCAGCGCACCGGTGGAGCGGGCCGCACCACGGTCACCGGCGGGCGGACGTATACCGGCGGCGGATGGCCATGC
It contains:
- a CDS encoding efflux RND transporter permease subunit; translated protein: MTGFNLSRWALGHQQLVGFLLAVASVAGLLSYLSLGRKEDPEFTVKTMMITVGWPGATADQMAEQVIKPIETVLTENIPDIDYVKSKARPGQATLNVTLISTVKGSAVPDIWYTVRKTVTDHRADLPDDVVGPAFNDEFGTTYGNIYAITGPGFSYPTLKRYAETLRDRIQALPDVAKTDMIGEQDEAVYVTYDSARLAMLGISSQAIADALDGTNAVSASGTVEAGAERVRLQVAGAYGSLEAIAATPIFANGKSVRLDAIAKVERTTKDPATFRMRFGGEDAVGVGISLRDDGNVARLGKNLKQTVASYQDELPVGVEIHTVSDQTKVVDESVGEFTRSLLEAVVIVLVVNFLSLGWRPGIVVALCIPLVLAMTFAGMSWMGIDLQRISLGALIIALGLLVDDAIIVVEAVSTHLEAGWTRTRAAISAYTTTAIPMLVGTLITVAGFLPIAMSKATASEYVISLFQVIALSLVLSWFVAVIFTPFLAYHLLPQRADARDDAGEPEEQYEGRFYSWFRRALDRCLDRRKTVVAAAAALFVGSVFLFQFGVPRQFFPASDRPELVVDLQLSQNASFAQTQAVAARMEKLLAKDERVTSVTSYIGGGSPRFYLPLNVQTPDITLAELVLQTKDEEAREEVIAHVQDLFAAQFPEARGRVSRLENGPSVGQPVQYRLAGPDLDALAPFAQKLEAIVRADSHSRDVNSDLGEPLKAVRVDLDQDKVRALGLSTEAVQKTLQAAIAGAGVTTYRDRDLALDVVMRLDTAERTDLGRIANLPIATQSGPVALSQLGRVTASSEPALLYRRNRQATITIAADVEGEQATDLTKRLEPQVEALRRDLPAGASLVNGGSQEQSSINQRATMAAVPAAMMVIVVLLMLQLQNVKRMLVVLATGPLALIGVALIMALFRIPFGFVAMLGSLALFGMVLRNSVILIAQIDALSGHGLSMREAVREAAVHRLRPIMLTALAAILAMIPLTRSTFWGPMAWAIMGGLMVATILTLVFLPALYELVFDRAGKRDTTPETPMHDTSPEGAKA
- a CDS encoding RcnB family protein, encoding MPRSSWSIAMKHAALRAGSLAVLTVSMLALSPATADDHRPPPHGHTPPPGHGHPPPPGHGHPPPVYVRPPVTVVRPAPPVRWYPGNPGWWHGHPDFVGYVGVRRGYYFAPGYGYYPVASAYYGRVWVVGAVLPVELRRYYVVNPAYYGLAVAPAGHAWIYANGSIVLASRTTGVIVRTVPRVW
- a CDS encoding efflux RND transporter periplasmic adaptor subunit, giving the protein MARLALVVPLAALLLSACHEAPPAKDERRAVSVQQLTANSGQSAITYAGEIRSAFESQLGFQVAGRIVERAVSAGDSVRAGQVLFRLDGSDYARALDSAAAQTGAAQSAAATQRADLARSRDLLAQGFISQAEFDQQKAATDQAQAQLRAAGAQRGTAAAQVGRTVLTAPRGGVITQVEGEVGQVVGAGQAVLTFADPSRPEVAVSLSEGGLGPVQRAKRLSVTLWSDPSRKYAVKLRSIAGAADPATRTFAARFSIIAPGETLRMGETAELRIEDERVASGILVPLTAIAQGHDAQGYDKAQAWVVDRRTMTVQPRTVKVGQASGDKLTVLSGLRPGETIVTAGIHLLRAGEKVRIAEVPAS